A window of the Polaribacter sp. HaHaR_3_91 genome harbors these coding sequences:
- a CDS encoding (Fe-S)-binding protein, which produces MQYLPNIIFALALALGLSFFVMNIRKLFRNIKLGKEVNRTDKKPERLKNMLMIALGQYKMVKRPFSGALHIIVYVGFIIINIEVLEIIIDGLFGTHRVFQGLLGDGIYGFLIGVFEVLAVLVFVAVIVFWLRRNISNIKRFLSKEMKGWPKNDGNYILYFEMVLMTLFLVMNATDVSFQQAGVGNTISQFIAPLFDGFSPEGLHTIERTAWWIHILGILVFLNYLYYSKHLHILLAFPNTYFANLNPKGQFTNLDSVTTEVKLMMDPDADPYAAPAEGAEEAVPEKFGASDVADLNWVQLLNAYTCTECGRCTSSCPANLTGKELSPRKIMMDTRDRLEEVGRNIDANKGVFVDDGKQLLNDYISPEELWACTSCNACVEECPVNIDPLSIIMDMRRYLVMEESAAPQELNMMMTNIENNGAPWQYNQQDRLNWANEE; this is translated from the coding sequence ATGCAATACTTACCAAACATAATCTTTGCTTTAGCATTAGCTTTAGGACTTAGTTTTTTTGTGATGAATATTCGCAAATTATTTAGAAACATAAAATTAGGGAAAGAGGTTAATCGTACGGATAAAAAACCTGAGCGTTTAAAAAATATGTTGATGATTGCTCTTGGGCAATATAAAATGGTAAAAAGACCTTTTTCAGGAGCTCTTCACATTATTGTGTATGTTGGTTTTATTATTATAAATATAGAAGTTTTAGAAATTATTATTGATGGGTTATTTGGAACTCACAGAGTTTTTCAAGGGCTTTTAGGAGATGGTATATACGGATTTTTAATTGGTGTTTTCGAAGTATTAGCAGTACTCGTTTTTGTTGCTGTTATTGTTTTTTGGTTGCGTAGAAATATATCTAACATTAAACGTTTCTTAAGTAAGGAAATGAAAGGTTGGCCTAAAAATGATGGAAATTATATCCTTTATTTTGAAATGGTGTTAATGACATTGTTTTTAGTAATGAACGCAACAGACGTTAGTTTTCAACAAGCAGGAGTAGGGAATACAATCAGTCAGTTTATTGCACCTTTATTTGACGGTTTTTCTCCAGAAGGTTTACATACAATAGAAAGAACTGCATGGTGGATTCATATTTTAGGTATTTTAGTTTTCTTAAACTACTTATACTACTCAAAGCATTTACACATCTTATTAGCGTTTCCAAATACCTATTTTGCAAATCTAAATCCAAAAGGGCAGTTTACCAATTTAGACTCTGTTACTACGGAAGTAAAATTAATGATGGATCCGGATGCAGATCCTTATGCAGCCCCAGCTGAAGGAGCGGAAGAAGCAGTTCCAGAAAAATTTGGAGCCTCTGACGTTGCAGATTTAAATTGGGTGCAGTTATTAAATGCTTATACCTGTACAGAGTGTGGTAGATGTACATCATCTTGTCCTGCAAATCTTACAGGAAAAGAATTGTCTCCAAGAAAAATCATGATGGATACTCGTGATCGTTTAGAAGAGGTTGGTAGAAATATTGATGCTAATAAAGGCGTTTTTGTTGATGATGGTAAGCAATTATTAAACGATTATATTTCTCCAGAAGAACTTTGGGCATGTACAAGCTGTAATGCTTGTGTAGAAGAATGTCCTGTAAATATAGACCCGCTTTCTATTATTATGGATATGAGAAGATATTTAGTAATGGAAGAAAGTGCAGCACCACAAGAGTTAAATATGATGATGACAAACATCGAAAATAATGGAGCTCCATGGCAATACAATCAACAAGACAGATTAAACTGGGCTAACGAAGAGTAA
- a CDS encoding CPBP family intramembrane glutamic endopeptidase has product MNFIQQAYKGKNEWFHWVLTIMVVFVGWQIVGVLPLTVLAYMHSVDIAGFTAAAQNNFMTLDIDKNLFLFFMILMFFFGLVSLLIAIKYIHKRTLTSLVTSRKSIDWKRFWFGFITWGIVSAVVIMSGIFLSPESYEWNFKPIPFFTLIAVSFLFLPFQTSFEELLFRGYFMQGLGILAKNRWVPLIITSVCFGLLHGANPEVEKLGYISMVFYIGTGFFYGITTLMDEGTELAIGLHAINNIVAAFFVTTNWTVFQTDALYVDTSEPSVGWEMFFPVLVLYPILLFIFSKKYGWKNWKEKLTGKITEPVNLKENYRILED; this is encoded by the coding sequence ATGAATTTTATACAACAAGCATATAAAGGAAAAAATGAATGGTTTCATTGGGTATTAACCATCATGGTGGTTTTTGTTGGCTGGCAAATTGTAGGTGTATTGCCTTTAACAGTTTTAGCTTATATGCATTCTGTAGATATAGCAGGGTTTACTGCGGCGGCTCAAAATAATTTTATGACGTTAGATATCGATAAAAATCTCTTCCTTTTTTTTATGATCTTAATGTTCTTTTTTGGCTTAGTCAGTCTTTTAATAGCAATTAAGTACATTCATAAAAGAACTTTAACATCTTTGGTTACCAGTAGAAAGTCGATAGATTGGAAACGTTTTTGGTTTGGCTTTATTACTTGGGGAATCGTTTCTGCCGTTGTAATTATGAGTGGTATTTTTCTGTCTCCAGAAAGTTATGAGTGGAATTTTAAACCGATACCTTTCTTTACTTTAATAGCAGTTTCTTTTTTGTTTTTACCTTTTCAAACTAGTTTTGAAGAGTTGTTGTTTAGAGGATACTTTATGCAAGGTTTGGGTATTTTAGCTAAAAATAGATGGGTGCCTTTAATTATCACTTCAGTTTGTTTTGGGTTATTACATGGCGCAAATCCAGAGGTAGAGAAACTAGGTTACATTTCTATGGTTTTTTATATTGGAACAGGATTCTTTTACGGAATTACCACCTTAATGGACGAAGGAACTGAATTGGCAATTGGTTTACATGCTATAAATAATATTGTAGCTGCATTTTTTGTAACTACAAATTGGACTGTTTTTCAAACGGATGCATTGTATGTAGATACCTCAGAACCTTCTGTAGGGTGGGAAATGTTTTTTCCTGTGTTGGTTTTATATCCAATTCTATTATTTATTTTTTCTAAAAAATATGGATGGAAAAATTGGAAAGAAAAACTAACAGGTAAGATTACTGAACCTGTTAATTTAAAAGAAAATTATAGAATTTTAGAAGATTGA
- a CDS encoding o-succinylbenzoate synthase, with product MIHATHKKYILNFKNPSGTSRGILRTKETWFIILEQNGKTGIGETGLFRGLSIDDVVNYEEKLIWACTNINKGLVFLLKELCEFPSIQFGLEQAFLSLKSEDKFTLFPSEFTNGNEAIAINGLIWMGEKAFMKKQIKEKLESGFSCIKMKIGAIDFEAEIALLKSIRKEFSSKEIELRVDANGAFNPKNALEKLKRLSELEIHSIEQPIKQGQVQEMAVLCAKTPLPIALDEELIGIFSSEAKKQMLQTIQPQFIILKPSLIGGFAGSLEWIKCAEAINADWWITSALESNIGLNAIVQFTHTLKSNLPQGLGTGGLFTNNFTSPLEVKNGALHYNQTQNWDFNL from the coding sequence TTGATACACGCTACTCATAAAAAATATATCCTCAATTTTAAAAATCCAAGTGGAACTTCACGTGGAATTTTAAGAACCAAAGAAACGTGGTTTATTATTTTAGAGCAAAATGGTAAAACAGGTATTGGTGAAACTGGTTTGTTTAGAGGTTTAAGTATAGATGATGTTGTTAATTATGAAGAAAAACTAATTTGGGCTTGTACAAATATTAACAAAGGTTTGGTGTTTTTGCTTAAAGAGCTTTGTGAATTTCCATCCATACAATTTGGACTAGAACAGGCTTTTTTATCCCTTAAAAGCGAAGATAAGTTTACATTGTTTCCATCAGAATTTACAAATGGAAATGAAGCTATTGCCATAAATGGACTTATCTGGATGGGAGAAAAAGCGTTTATGAAAAAGCAAATCAAAGAAAAATTAGAATCTGGTTTTTCTTGCATCAAAATGAAAATTGGTGCTATTGATTTTGAAGCAGAAATAGCATTGTTAAAATCCATCCGAAAAGAATTTTCATCCAAAGAAATAGAATTAAGGGTAGATGCAAATGGTGCTTTTAATCCTAAAAATGCGTTAGAAAAATTAAAGCGTTTATCAGAATTAGAAATTCATTCTATAGAACAACCCATCAAACAAGGGCAAGTTCAAGAAATGGCTGTTTTATGTGCCAAGACACCTTTGCCAATTGCATTGGATGAAGAGTTGATAGGTATATTTTCATCCGAAGCCAAAAAACAAATGTTACAAACAATTCAACCTCAGTTTATCATTTTAAAACCGAGTTTAATTGGTGGTTTTGCCGGGAGTTTAGAATGGATTAAATGTGCAGAAGCAATAAATGCTGATTGGTGGATAACTTCTGCATTAGAAAGTAATATTGGCTTGAATGCTATTGTGCAATTTACACATACATTAAAAAGTAATTTACCACAAGGCTTAGGAACAGGTGGCTTGTTTACAAATAATTTTACGAGTCCGTTAGAAGTTAAAAATGGAGCTTTGCATTATAATCAAACTCAAAATTGGGATTTTAATTTATAA
- a CDS encoding SRPBCC family protein, with product MKTIKVILIIISTFIVIFLLTGLIVKETTYTAEVSIDKSVDEVFTAFNNSEDVNNWIPEVQSFEVVNENPGKIGSIYKIVVLNQGQEITMTEKVLAYVPNEKVTLFFNAQGMLKKDDYIFTEKDGVTTVTLNASCQSDTFLMACVFPYFKGTFMEQDQSYLDNFKAFVEDKTED from the coding sequence ATGAAAACAATAAAAGTAATATTAATAATCATATCTACCTTTATAGTGATTTTTTTACTAACAGGTTTAATTGTAAAAGAAACAACGTATACGGCAGAAGTGTCTATAGATAAGTCTGTAGACGAGGTTTTTACAGCTTTTAATAATTCGGAGGATGTAAATAACTGGATTCCAGAAGTACAGTCTTTTGAGGTAGTTAATGAAAATCCAGGAAAAATAGGAAGCATCTATAAAATAGTGGTTTTAAACCAAGGGCAAGAAATTACAATGACCGAAAAGGTGTTGGCATATGTACCTAATGAAAAAGTAACCTTGTTTTTTAATGCACAGGGTATGCTTAAAAAAGACGATTATATTTTTACAGAAAAAGACGGAGTTACCACCGTTACTTTAAATGCAAGTTGCCAAAGTGACACCTTTCTAATGGCTTGTGTTTTTCCCTATTTTAAAGGAACATTCATGGAGCAAGATCAATCTTATTTAGATAATTTTAAAGCTTTTGTAGAAGATAAAACAGAAGATTAA
- a CDS encoding (Fe-S)-binding protein: MNVPTMADMMAQGKQPEVLFWVGAAGSYDDRAKKISRAFVKILHQAKVDFAVLGTEESSTGDAAKRAGNEFLFQMQAMMNIEVLNGYEVKKIVTCDPHSFNTLKNEYPSLGGKYEVFHHTQFIQDLIAAGRLKIDDTTLKGKRVTFHDPCYLGRANEVYESPRELIKRLGVNLTEMKRNKSTALCCGAGGAQMFKDAEKGDKEINVLRTEDALETKPNIIATGCPYCNTMMTDGIKFKEKEAEVVVKDIAELIAEANNL; encoded by the coding sequence ATGAACGTACCAACAATGGCAGATATGATGGCTCAAGGTAAGCAACCAGAAGTGTTGTTTTGGGTTGGCGCAGCAGGAAGTTATGATGATAGAGCAAAAAAAATATCGAGAGCATTTGTAAAAATATTACATCAAGCTAAGGTAGATTTTGCTGTTTTAGGAACGGAAGAATCCTCTACTGGAGATGCGGCAAAAAGAGCAGGAAATGAGTTTTTGTTTCAAATGCAAGCAATGATGAATATTGAAGTGTTAAATGGTTACGAAGTAAAAAAGATTGTTACTTGCGATCCGCATTCATTTAATACTTTAAAAAATGAATATCCTTCTTTAGGAGGGAAATATGAAGTTTTCCATCACACACAATTTATACAAGACTTAATTGCAGCAGGTCGTTTAAAAATAGATGATACTACTTTAAAAGGTAAAAGAGTTACGTTTCACGATCCTTGTTATTTAGGTAGAGCCAACGAAGTGTATGAGTCTCCTAGAGAATTAATAAAAAGATTAGGTGTTAATTTAACCGAAATGAAACGCAATAAATCTACCGCTTTATGTTGCGGAGCGGGAGGAGCACAAATGTTTAAAGATGCAGAAAAAGGGGATAAGGAGATAAATGTTTTAAGAACAGAAGATGCTTTAGAAACCAAACCCAATATTATTGCTACGGGTTGCCCTTATTGTAATACCATGATGACAGACGGAATTAAATTTAAAGAAAAAGAAGCAGAGGTTGTTGTTAAAGATATTGCAGAGTTAATTGCAGAGGCTAATAATTTGTAG
- a CDS encoding PH domain-containing protein — MNNTFDFSQFSKQSKKGILVIYLKLLYKVLKAFWVLLFLFIQKFSEFNESTFFYIYMGLGFLFLFFLIRAFLIYENFQFKVQNNHFILKQGILKKTNTSISFDRIQNINFKQNIIQQLINVHEVNIETAGSNKTEISIKALSFQKAKALKSQLSSYNSNLLKQESVAEKPFLKISLLELLKVSLTENHLQSLLIFLALLLGLYQQLEQLFSGIGKDYLLNEYIEKSSNSFHQGVFVFIVLFILLVFIAILSSFMRVFLFHFNLTVFIKDQNFEIYQGLLTKKSIILKKDKIQSITISTNPIKKILGIFFITFKQAVSGKVSGKRKDKLIRIVGCKKAQVSKIKEILFSFSEVDDLEKKQVHVYLKKRMYFLSFILLLILNGVFYLTFLDGLVFFGNVLLVPLFILFVHLIFNKRFYKISDDVLLVGSGVFDTHLTYLPFFKVQNIKMMQTFFQERNKVVDLVFQTASGEIKLPCIEKSEAIKIYNYTLFKVESSTDLWM; from the coding sequence ATGAATAATACGTTTGATTTTAGCCAATTTTCTAAACAGTCTAAAAAAGGAATTCTTGTAATTTATCTTAAGTTACTATATAAAGTCTTAAAAGCTTTTTGGGTTTTGCTATTCCTATTTATTCAAAAGTTCTCTGAATTTAATGAGAGTACATTTTTCTACATCTACATGGGACTCGGGTTTTTGTTCCTATTTTTTCTGATTAGAGCTTTTTTGATTTATGAAAACTTTCAGTTTAAGGTTCAAAATAATCATTTTATCTTAAAACAAGGAATTTTAAAAAAAACAAATACTTCCATTTCTTTTGATCGAATTCAGAATATTAATTTTAAGCAAAATATTATTCAGCAACTTATTAATGTTCATGAAGTTAATATAGAAACTGCTGGGTCTAATAAAACAGAAATTTCTATAAAAGCATTGTCTTTTCAAAAAGCAAAAGCACTTAAAAGTCAACTTTCATCTTATAATTCTAATTTACTTAAACAGGAAAGTGTTGCTGAAAAACCTTTTTTAAAAATAAGTTTATTAGAATTGTTAAAGGTTAGTTTAACAGAAAATCACCTACAAAGTTTGCTTATTTTTCTGGCATTATTATTAGGTCTTTATCAGCAATTAGAGCAATTATTTAGTGGTATTGGAAAAGATTACTTGCTAAATGAATACATAGAAAAGAGTAGTAATTCGTTTCATCAAGGCGTATTTGTATTTATTGTGCTCTTTATTTTACTGGTTTTTATAGCCATTTTAAGTTCTTTTATGAGAGTGTTTTTATTTCATTTTAATTTAACTGTTTTTATAAAAGACCAGAATTTTGAAATTTATCAAGGATTGCTTACCAAGAAATCTATTATTTTAAAGAAGGATAAAATTCAAAGTATTACTATTTCTACAAATCCAATAAAAAAGATTCTAGGTATTTTCTTTATTACATTTAAACAAGCTGTTAGTGGCAAGGTAAGTGGAAAAAGAAAGGATAAGTTAATACGAATTGTTGGTTGTAAGAAAGCTCAGGTTAGTAAGATTAAAGAAATACTTTTTAGTTTTTCTGAAGTAGACGATTTAGAAAAAAAACAGGTGCATGTTTATTTAAAAAAGAGAATGTATTTTTTGTCTTTTATACTTTTGTTGATATTAAACGGAGTTTTTTATCTTACTTTTTTAGATGGATTGGTTTTCTTCGGGAATGTTTTATTGGTTCCTTTGTTTATCCTTTTTGTCCATCTAATATTCAATAAAAGATTTTATAAAATAAGCGATGATGTTTTACTAGTTGGTTCTGGAGTTTTTGACACTCATTTAACATATTTACCGTTTTTTAAGGTTCAAAATATTAAAATGATGCAAACTTTTTTTCAAGAAAGAAATAAGGTTGTAGATTTGGTTTTTCAAACCGCTTCTGGAGAAATTAAACTTCCTTGTATAGAAAAAAGCGAGGCGATAAAAATTTACAATTATACTTTATTTAAAGTGGAAAGTAGTACAGATTTATGGATGTAA
- a CDS encoding PH domain-containing protein: protein MFENEFVSNLPNITEIAFKRIHKNYLKVILFNVLLLFTAVLLGLYFASYYNFLQGISPYVYLIYIAFIIVFIFTVLLLYFGFKKRKYAVRQKDISYKSGLFFKKITTVPFSRVQHIEVDESPFSRFFKLASLSVFTAGDSSDDLEIKGITKKEAIQIKEFISQKINE, encoded by the coding sequence ATGTTTGAAAACGAATTTGTTTCTAATTTACCAAATATTACTGAGATAGCTTTTAAACGGATTCATAAGAATTATTTAAAAGTCATTTTATTTAATGTATTATTACTTTTTACTGCTGTCTTATTAGGGCTTTACTTTGCAAGTTATTATAATTTTCTTCAAGGAATTAGTCCTTATGTTTACCTTATTTATATCGCTTTTATAATCGTTTTTATTTTTACAGTACTTTTACTTTACTTCGGATTTAAAAAAAGAAAATATGCGGTTAGACAAAAAGATATTTCTTATAAAAGTGGCTTGTTTTTCAAAAAAATAACTACAGTACCATTTTCTAGAGTTCAGCATATAGAAGTAGATGAAAGTCCTTTTTCTAGGTTTTTTAAATTGGCTTCCTTAAGTGTTTTTACGGCAGGGGATAGTAGTGATGATTTAGAAATAAAAGGTATTACCAAAAAAGAAGCTATACAAATAAAAGAATTTATCAGTCAAAAAATCAATGAATAA
- the menA gene encoding 1,4-dihydroxy-2-naphthoate octaprenyltransferase — translation MDVKSYVKAARLRTLPLSVSGIIVGSFLGSDQLNNQISILESPIFWLAILTTIGFQVLSNFANDYGDGIKGSDKNRTGEARMVSSGAITPKQMKSAMIITTIITLIIALLLIYVSFGKENFGYSILFLGLGIASIAAAIKYTVGNSAYGYSGFGDIFVFLFFGLLSVVGSYFLYTKQVDYTIFLPAISVGLLSTAVLNLNNLRDREEDQKNNKNTLVVKLGILKAKKYHYGLIFGALITACIYTFLDFKFVYQLIFLMAFVPLIKNVKTVANNTIPSELDSELKKVALSTFLFAILFGIGQIL, via the coding sequence ATGGATGTAAAAAGTTACGTAAAAGCAGCACGATTAAGAACCTTACCTTTATCGGTTTCAGGGATTATTGTTGGAAGTTTTTTAGGAAGTGATCAGTTAAATAATCAGATTTCAATTTTAGAATCGCCTATTTTTTGGTTAGCAATTTTAACCACTATTGGTTTTCAAGTATTGTCTAATTTTGCAAACGATTATGGAGACGGAATTAAAGGCTCCGATAAAAATAGAACAGGAGAAGCACGTATGGTTTCATCAGGAGCAATTACTCCGAAACAAATGAAATCTGCCATGATAATTACAACAATTATTACGTTGATAATTGCGTTATTGCTAATTTATGTTTCATTCGGAAAAGAAAATTTTGGGTATTCAATATTATTTTTAGGCTTAGGAATTGCTTCTATTGCAGCAGCTATAAAATATACAGTTGGTAATTCAGCCTATGGTTATAGTGGTTTTGGAGATATTTTTGTTTTTCTATTCTTTGGTTTGTTAAGTGTAGTAGGTAGTTATTTCTTGTACACAAAACAGGTGGATTATACTATTTTTCTACCCGCAATATCTGTTGGCTTGCTTAGTACAGCAGTTTTAAACCTTAACAATTTACGAGATAGGGAAGAGGATCAAAAAAATAATAAAAATACCCTAGTGGTAAAGTTAGGAATATTAAAGGCAAAAAAATACCATTATGGATTGATTTTTGGTGCTTTAATTACTGCTTGTATATATACTTTTTTAGATTTTAAATTTGTTTATCAACTTATTTTCTTGATGGCTTTTGTGCCATTAATTAAAAACGTAAAAACTGTTGCAAACAACACGATACCTTCGGAATTAGATAGTGAATTAAAGAAAGTAGCATTGAGTACTTTTTTGTTTGCAATCCTTTTTGGAATTGGACAAATATTGTAA
- a CDS encoding metal-dependent hydrolase — protein MKIKYLGHSCFSIEINKVTILVDPFISGNALASHIDISTLKADFILLTHAHQDHVLDVEIIAERTKAVIVSNYEIAMYYGAKDLEVTALNHGGTFKTEHFSAKYVNAIHTSSFADGTYGGEPGGFVISSKDKNLYVAGDTAVTMDMKLIPLTTKLDAAIFPIGDTFTMGVEDAIIASDLVECTKIIGCHFDTFLPIEIDVNDAKIKFSSKNKELVILEIGGNIKL, from the coding sequence ATGAAGATTAAATATTTAGGGCATTCTTGTTTTTCTATAGAAATTAATAAAGTAACTATTTTAGTAGATCCGTTTATTTCGGGGAATGCATTGGCTTCTCATATAGATATTTCTACTCTTAAAGCAGATTTTATTTTATTAACTCACGCGCATCAAGACCATGTTTTAGATGTAGAAATAATTGCAGAAAGAACAAAGGCAGTCATTGTTTCTAACTATGAAATAGCCATGTACTATGGTGCAAAAGATTTAGAAGTAACTGCATTAAATCATGGAGGGACTTTTAAAACGGAGCACTTTTCTGCCAAATATGTAAATGCAATTCATACTTCATCTTTTGCAGATGGCACGTATGGCGGTGAGCCAGGTGGTTTTGTTATTTCATCTAAAGATAAAAACTTATATGTTGCAGGAGATACTGCTGTTACCATGGATATGAAACTAATTCCTTTAACAACAAAACTTGATGCGGCTATTTTTCCTATTGGAGATACGTTTACAATGGGAGTTGAAGACGCAATTATTGCAAGTGATTTAGTGGAGTGTACCAAAATAATAGGCTGTCATTTTGATACTTTTCTTCCAATTGAAATAGATGTAAATGATGCCAAAATTAAATTCTCATCAAAAAATAAAGAATTAGTTATATTAGAAATAGGAGGAAATATAAAATTATAA
- a CDS encoding MlaD family protein → MSKELKTGIVAIVIIFIFIWGYNFLKGQNLFDGSTRYFKVEYTNIGGLTESSSVTINGLKVGKVIDIAFNKSNDKKGQLVVNFAIEKDFDFSKKSIVKIYSPSPLGGSNLAIIPNYEGEVAVSGDYLEGEIESSLFTSIGERLDPIQAKLETVMVRADSLFKNVNNILDTNTQNSLKNSVSSLEATLNEVNKMMSSVNGMIDATSSDLKASVKNTKTITENFAKVSDTLANADIGRVVKKAEYTLTSVNTILEGINSGKGTIGKLITDEAMYTNLENASKELEELLREMKLNPKRFVHFSLFGKKAKPYTPNEDDELEKEENN, encoded by the coding sequence ATGTCTAAAGAATTAAAAACAGGAATTGTAGCTATTGTTATTATATTCATATTTATATGGGGATATAATTTTTTAAAAGGTCAAAACTTGTTTGATGGAAGTACCCGTTATTTTAAAGTAGAATACACCAATATTGGTGGTTTAACGGAGTCTAGCTCAGTAACTATTAATGGGTTAAAAGTAGGTAAAGTTATAGATATTGCTTTTAATAAGTCAAATGATAAAAAAGGGCAATTAGTAGTTAATTTCGCTATTGAAAAAGATTTTGATTTCTCTAAAAAGAGTATTGTAAAAATATATTCTCCAAGCCCTTTAGGTGGTTCTAACTTAGCAATAATACCTAATTATGAAGGCGAAGTGGCTGTTTCTGGAGATTATCTTGAAGGAGAGATTGAATCTAGTTTATTTACTTCTATTGGTGAGCGTTTAGATCCAATACAAGCAAAGTTAGAGACAGTAATGGTAAGAGCAGATTCATTGTTTAAAAATGTAAACAATATTTTAGATACCAACACACAAAATAGTCTAAAAAATTCGGTTTCTAGCTTAGAGGCAACTTTAAATGAAGTAAATAAAATGATGTCATCTGTAAACGGGATGATAGATGCTACTTCTTCAGATTTAAAAGCAAGTGTAAAAAATACAAAAACAATTACAGAAAATTTTGCAAAAGTTTCAGATACGTTAGCAAATGCAGATATTGGTAGGGTTGTAAAAAAAGCAGAATATACGCTTACTTCTGTTAATACAATATTAGAAGGTATCAACTCTGGTAAAGGTACTATAGGTAAATTAATTACTGATGAAGCGATGTACACAAATTTAGAAAACGCTTCTAAAGAACTAGAAGAGTTGCTTAGAGAAATGAAGTTGAACCCTAAGCGATTTGTACACTTTTCATTATTTGGTAAAAAAGCAAAGCCTTATACACCTAATGAAGACGACGAATTAGAAAAAGAAGAAAACAACTAA
- a CDS encoding N-acetylmuramoyl-L-alanine amidase, whose translation MQIKENHKINIKVKNLLFFLFVFSFLMNSSLVFGQKEYVVVIDAGHGGKDPGNMGNGYKEKNIALKVALIVGKKLSKANDIKVVYTRDDDVFIDLWKRGEIANHAKADLFLSIHCDSHTSNAYGAGTFVLGLRGNKKNLEIAKRENAAIFYEDNYEEKYKGFDSNSAESVIGLSLLQEENLDRSLAIASLIQHSFTSKLKRHDRKVKQDNFQVLRETIMPSVLVELGFLTNKTEGRYLNSKKGQEQMGTAITAAVLNYIGNLKLNTVNNNISESKVIGNIEYKVQVASGKNKIETKAYNFKGLRDIERVPVGSFYKYYYGNTSNYSSVKQSLRAAKSKGYTSAFIVAFKNGEKISVQEALKIQ comes from the coding sequence ATGCAAATTAAAGAAAATCACAAAATTAATATCAAAGTTAAAAATCTTTTATTTTTTCTCTTTGTGTTCTCATTTTTAATGAACTCATCATTAGTATTTGGGCAAAAAGAATATGTAGTTGTTATTGATGCAGGCCATGGTGGTAAAGACCCTGGTAACATGGGTAATGGTTATAAAGAAAAGAATATAGCGTTAAAAGTGGCGTTAATTGTCGGTAAAAAATTATCTAAAGCGAATGATATAAAAGTTGTTTATACTAGAGATGATGATGTTTTTATTGATTTATGGAAAAGAGGAGAAATTGCAAATCATGCAAAAGCAGACTTATTTCTGTCTATTCATTGCGACTCTCATACCTCTAATGCTTACGGAGCAGGTACTTTTGTTTTAGGGTTAAGAGGTAATAAAAAGAACCTAGAAATCGCCAAAAGAGAAAATGCTGCTATTTTTTATGAAGATAATTATGAAGAGAAGTATAAAGGTTTTGATTCTAACTCAGCAGAATCTGTAATCGGATTATCACTTTTACAGGAAGAAAACTTAGATAGAAGTTTAGCGATTGCTAGTTTAATTCAACATAGTTTTACATCTAAATTAAAAAGACACGATAGAAAGGTAAAGCAAGATAACTTTCAGGTTTTAAGAGAAACAATTATGCCAAGTGTTCTGGTAGAGTTAGGTTTTTTAACTAATAAAACAGAAGGGAGATACTTAAATTCTAAAAAAGGTCAAGAACAAATGGGAACTGCCATTACAGCGGCTGTTTTAAATTATATAGGTAATTTAAAACTAAATACTGTAAACAATAATATCTCAGAAAGCAAAGTAATAGGTAATATTGAATACAAAGTGCAAGTTGCCTCAGGAAAAAATAAAATAGAAACAAAAGCATATAATTTTAAGGGTTTAAGAGATATAGAAAGAGTTCCTGTGGGGAGCTTTTATAAATATTATTACGGAAATACTTCTAACTATAGTAGTGTAAAACAATCTTTAAGGGCAGCAAAATCTAAAGGATATACATCTGCTTTTATTGTCGCTTTTAAGAATGGGGAAAAGATCTCTGTACAAGAAGCGCTTAAAATACAATAG